From a single Aurantiacibacter gangjinensis genomic region:
- a CDS encoding amidohydrolase family protein: MIRFAQTLGLAAGALLLSTAAFAQDIAIRGEQVWTMGPQGVIADGVVVIEDGRITAVGPAASTAIPAGTRTLTAPVVTPGLIDAHGTVGLTGYLNQPDDQDQLDDASPMQPHLRAMDAYNPNDRLVRWVRELGTTTVHTGHGPGALISGQTAIIKTSGNTVEEALVEDGNMIVGNLGAWALDSSGTPGTRARQMAMLRQALVDARTAVNSDGEENSGARNLVNEAFQRVIRRETPLLLTAHRAQDIMSALRLAEEFDIELVLDGAAEAHMVLDEVVASGVTVLVHPTMARQAGELQNATFELARILIDAGVPVALQSGYEAYVPKTRVVLWEAGFAAANGLTPEEALGTITIAAARAIGAEDRIGSLEVGKDGDIAMFDGDPLEYTTHVTGVVIEGEVVSEVAR, encoded by the coding sequence ATGATACGTTTCGCACAGACTCTCGGCCTTGCTGCCGGCGCGCTGCTCCTTTCGACCGCCGCCTTCGCGCAAGACATCGCCATTCGCGGCGAGCAGGTGTGGACCATGGGCCCGCAAGGCGTGATCGCCGATGGCGTGGTGGTGATCGAGGATGGCCGCATCACCGCCGTCGGCCCCGCTGCAAGCACCGCCATCCCCGCAGGCACCCGCACGCTCACCGCGCCCGTCGTCACGCCCGGCCTGATCGATGCGCATGGCACGGTGGGCCTGACCGGCTATCTCAACCAGCCCGACGATCAGGACCAGCTGGACGATGCCAGCCCCATGCAGCCGCATCTGCGCGCCATGGATGCCTACAATCCGAATGACCGGCTGGTGCGCTGGGTGCGCGAGCTGGGCACCACCACCGTCCACACCGGCCATGGCCCCGGCGCGTTGATCTCGGGCCAGACCGCCATCATCAAGACCAGCGGCAACACGGTGGAAGAGGCGCTGGTGGAAGACGGCAATATGATCGTCGGCAACCTTGGCGCATGGGCGCTCGACAGCAGCGGCACGCCCGGCACCCGCGCCCGGCAGATGGCGATGCTGCGCCAGGCGCTGGTCGATGCGCGCACGGCCGTGAATTCAGACGGGGAGGAGAACAGCGGCGCGCGCAATCTGGTGAACGAAGCCTTCCAGCGCGTAATCCGCCGCGAGACGCCGCTGCTGCTGACCGCGCACCGCGCGCAGGACATCATGTCCGCCCTGCGCCTGGCGGAAGAATTCGACATCGAACTGGTGCTGGATGGCGCGGCAGAAGCGCATATGGTGCTGGACGAAGTGGTCGCCAGCGGCGTCACCGTGCTCGTCCACCCGACCATGGCCCGCCAGGCGGGAGAGCTGCAGAACGCCACCTTCGAACTCGCCCGCATCCTGATCGATGCCGGCGTGCCCGTGGCGCTGCAATCGGGCTACGAGGCCTATGTGCCCAAGACCCGCGTGGTGCTGTGGGAAGCCGGCTTCGCCGCCGCCAACGGCCTGACGCCCGAAGAAGCGCTGGGCACCATCACCATCGCCGCCGCCCGCGCCATCGGCGCAGAGGACCGCATCGGTTCGCTGGAAGTCGGCAAGGACGGCGACATCGCGATGTTCGACGGCGACCCGCTGGAATACACCACGCATGTGACGGGCGTGGTGATCGAAGGCGAAGTTGTGAGCGAGGTGGCGCGGTAA
- a CDS encoding TonB-dependent receptor, translating to MYRFAASLAAMAVATPAIAQDFTPPDDEEAQGDERIVVSATRTQLPASALPLTIDVIDSETLAQQVLIAGSTVDAVSALLPSFSPTREKLSGAGESLRGRAPLYAINSIPQSTPVRDGSRDGYTIDPFFIDRVEVIYGSNALQGIGGTGGVVNQVTVGAPVEDGISGRAIAQVTLPDGFDGEGIGAKIGSLASYRAGNFDASIGATMERRGAFFDGAGRRIGVDGTQGETQDSDSWSVFGRIGYELPNGARLEVVANRFELEGNANYVNVRGDRDAGIPATSERGVTPGEPASNTAELLSASLVDDDIAGGTFALNGFYSRTSDVFGGGTFGVFQDPAIDPTGNLFDQSANRSRKLGGRVSYERAVPGLEDLVLTAGFDALFDRTEQVLVQTDRTWVPQSDFRSLAPYIQGNLALADGLVRLAGGLRYENVQLSVDDYETLASYGPVQVDGGSPSFEDVLWNGGLIVEPVTGLRAYASYAEGFTIADVGRILRGVTQPGVDVDDFLSLEPVVSNNRELGLEWDRGALSASASYFWSSSDFGSLLVLRGDVFEVERQRIEIEGFEASATWQTPITGLSLSGGYANLSGRTDSDDDGQVDVDLDGANISPDRINLAADYTNGPFSARAQMRSYLSRAFDDAGDATDFEGYTLLDAFVAYDTTLGEFALAVQNLTDETYLTYYSDTVRVTDNNRYFAGRGRTFTLSWRGAF from the coding sequence ATGTACCGTTTTGCCGCCAGCCTTGCTGCAATGGCCGTCGCGACCCCCGCAATCGCGCAGGATTTTACGCCGCCGGACGATGAGGAAGCGCAAGGCGACGAGCGAATCGTCGTGTCCGCCACGCGCACGCAGCTGCCCGCCAGCGCGCTGCCGCTGACCATCGATGTCATCGATAGCGAAACGCTGGCGCAGCAGGTGCTGATTGCCGGATCGACCGTCGATGCGGTCTCGGCCCTGCTCCCGTCGTTTTCGCCCACGCGCGAGAAGCTGTCGGGGGCGGGTGAAAGCTTGCGCGGGCGTGCGCCGCTTTACGCGATCAATTCCATCCCGCAATCGACACCGGTGCGCGACGGTTCACGCGACGGCTACACGATCGATCCCTTCTTCATCGACCGGGTGGAGGTGATCTATGGCTCCAACGCCCTCCAGGGCATCGGCGGCACGGGCGGCGTAGTGAACCAGGTGACGGTCGGCGCGCCTGTAGAGGACGGCATATCCGGCCGTGCAATTGCGCAAGTCACTCTGCCGGACGGATTTGACGGCGAAGGGATCGGCGCGAAGATCGGCTCGCTCGCAAGTTATCGCGCAGGCAATTTCGACGCCAGTATCGGCGCAACCATGGAACGGCGTGGCGCCTTCTTCGACGGAGCCGGAAGGCGCATCGGCGTGGACGGTACGCAGGGCGAAACGCAAGACAGCGACAGCTGGTCCGTCTTCGGTCGAATCGGGTATGAACTGCCGAACGGCGCCCGCCTCGAAGTGGTCGCCAACCGCTTCGAACTGGAAGGCAATGCGAACTACGTGAACGTGCGCGGTGATCGTGATGCGGGCATCCCCGCCACCAGCGAACGCGGCGTAACCCCCGGAGAACCGGCGTCCAATACGGCGGAGCTTTTGTCGGCATCGCTGGTGGACGACGACATCGCAGGCGGCACCTTTGCCCTGAATGGCTTTTACAGCAGGACGAGCGACGTGTTTGGCGGCGGTACCTTCGGTGTGTTCCAGGATCCTGCCATCGATCCCACGGGAAACCTGTTCGACCAGTCGGCCAACCGGTCGCGCAAACTGGGTGGACGCGTCAGCTATGAACGCGCTGTGCCGGGGCTCGAAGACCTCGTGCTGACGGCAGGGTTCGATGCCCTGTTCGACCGGACCGAGCAAGTGCTGGTCCAGACGGATCGCACATGGGTCCCGCAAAGCGATTTCCGCAGTCTGGCCCCTTATATTCAGGGCAATCTCGCACTTGCCGACGGGTTGGTGCGACTGGCGGGCGGACTGCGCTATGAAAACGTGCAGCTATCTGTCGACGATTACGAGACGCTTGCCAGCTACGGCCCGGTACAGGTCGACGGCGGCTCGCCTTCATTCGAAGACGTTCTCTGGAATGGCGGCTTGATTGTGGAGCCCGTGACGGGCCTGCGCGCCTATGCAAGCTATGCCGAAGGTTTCACCATCGCCGATGTCGGCCGGATCCTGCGCGGCGTGACGCAGCCGGGTGTGGACGTCGACGATTTCCTTTCGCTGGAACCGGTCGTGTCCAACAATCGCGAGCTGGGCCTGGAATGGGATCGCGGCGCGCTGAGCGCGTCGGCCAGCTATTTCTGGTCGTCGAGCGATTTCGGATCGCTGCTGGTCCTGCGCGGCGATGTATTCGAGGTGGAACGCCAGCGTATCGAGATCGAGGGCTTTGAAGCAAGCGCGACCTGGCAGACGCCGATTACGGGCCTATCGCTAAGCGGGGGTTATGCAAACCTGTCCGGGCGGACCGACAGTGATGATGACGGGCAGGTAGATGTCGACTTGGATGGCGCAAATATTTCCCCCGACCGGATCAATCTGGCGGCAGATTACACGAACGGTCCATTCAGCGCCCGAGCGCAAATGCGCAGCTATCTCAGCCGCGCATTCGACGATGCTGGCGACGCAACCGATTTCGAAGGCTATACGCTGCTGGACGCCTTTGTCGCTTACGACACCACGCTGGGCGAGTTTGCACTTGCGGTGCAGAATCTGACCGATGAAACCTATCTGACCTATTACAGCGATACCGTGCGCGTGACGGACAATAATCGCTATTTCGCGGGCAGGGGTCGCACTTTCACGCTGAGTTGGCGCGGCGCGTTTTGA
- a CDS encoding PepSY-associated TM helix domain-containing protein yields MIRLLSLLHRWTGAITGLLLAVIGLSGTALVWEGYWIGLPGAGDPVIADPAALGRVVETARATGPDLSYITFASEEIGLHQAIYHDGSGAYFSQDAVLVERWESFWERPELWLFDLHHYLFLGEAGKTITGILGLLLLAFTISGLILWWRTRKTFRLRLFPARWTASAVVRHHRDLGAVASPLLLLVAVTGSAMVFPAVTDAVLSPLAKDRSAIALPANSPAPTAQTDWPVLMTRAQSAFPQAYPRRLMMPREAGAPVAVRFRQDFEWTPNGRSYIYLDPFRALVLAVDDPAEGSAADAVREKLYPIHAGKVGGLAWQMALTFAGLALVMLGTLAMWSFWFAGSTKRAVGKLRPRDALRA; encoded by the coding sequence TTGATCCGCCTTCTTTCCCTTCTGCATCGCTGGACCGGCGCAATTACTGGACTGTTGCTGGCCGTGATCGGCCTGTCCGGCACTGCACTGGTGTGGGAGGGATACTGGATCGGCCTGCCGGGCGCGGGCGACCCTGTTATCGCAGATCCGGCCGCGCTGGGCCGGGTAGTAGAAACGGCGCGCGCTACCGGGCCTGACCTGTCCTATATCACGTTCGCCAGCGAAGAGATCGGTCTGCACCAGGCGATCTATCATGATGGCAGCGGCGCATATTTTTCGCAGGACGCCGTTTTGGTTGAGCGCTGGGAAAGCTTCTGGGAGCGGCCCGAGCTCTGGCTTTTCGACTTGCATCACTACCTGTTTCTCGGTGAGGCGGGAAAGACGATCACGGGCATTCTCGGCCTCTTGCTGCTCGCTTTTACGATAAGCGGGCTGATCCTGTGGTGGCGTACCCGCAAGACGTTTCGCCTTCGTCTTTTCCCAGCGCGCTGGACGGCCAGCGCGGTGGTGCGCCACCATCGCGATTTGGGAGCGGTAGCCTCGCCGCTGCTATTGCTGGTGGCCGTGACGGGGTCCGCCATGGTTTTTCCGGCAGTGACGGACGCGGTGTTATCTCCTCTGGCCAAGGATCGCTCGGCCATTGCTTTGCCCGCCAATAGTCCCGCGCCAACGGCGCAAACCGATTGGCCCGTTCTGATGACCCGCGCGCAATCGGCTTTTCCGCAAGCGTACCCTCGCAGGCTCATGATGCCGCGCGAAGCGGGCGCGCCTGTCGCGGTCCGCTTCCGACAGGATTTCGAATGGACGCCGAACGGGCGTAGCTATATTTACCTCGATCCATTCCGCGCCTTGGTGCTGGCGGTGGACGATCCTGCCGAAGGTAGCGCCGCGGACGCCGTCCGCGAAAAACTCTATCCGATTCATGCGGGGAAGGTAGGCGGGTTGGCGTGGCAGATGGCGCTGACATTTGCAGGCCTGGCTTTAGTGATGCTGGGCACGCTGGCGATGTGGAGCTTCTGGTTCGCGGGCTCCACCAAGCGAGCAGTAGGCAAGCTGCGACCACGAGACGCCCTGCGCGCATGA
- the rimO gene encoding 30S ribosomal protein S12 methylthiotransferase RimO, whose product MASQIPDQKRIGMVSLGCPKALVDSERILTRLRADGYAMSPDYAGADVVLVNTCGFLDSAKEESLEAIGEAIAENGRVIVTGCMGDEAELIRERYPKVLAVTGAHQYEDVVEAVHEAAPPSQGPFIDLVPQPTDQMVKLTPRHYSYLKISEGCNHSCAFCIIPDLRGKLASRRIDAVLREAEKLVAAGTRELLVISQDTSAYGVDTRHESKPWKGREPRAHMTDLARELGQLDTGSGTPPWVRLHYVYPYPHVDQVIPLMAEGLLTPYLDIPFQHASPRVLKTMRRPANEAKVLKRLADWRAICPEIAIRSSFVVGFPGETEEDFAYLLEWLEEAQLDRVGAFRFEPVEGAAANALPDPVPEEVKEERFARVMALTERISAAKLAAKVGTTLPVIIDEVGEPDEDGDIGATGRSQADAPEIDGQVFLRNVPVTLAAGDIVPVEVEDADAHDLFGVVAARK is encoded by the coding sequence ATGGCATCGCAGATACCCGATCAGAAGCGCATAGGCATGGTCAGCCTCGGCTGTCCCAAGGCGCTGGTGGATTCCGAACGCATCCTCACGCGTCTTCGCGCCGACGGCTATGCCATGTCGCCCGACTATGCCGGGGCCGATGTCGTGCTGGTCAACACCTGCGGCTTCCTCGATTCCGCCAAGGAGGAGAGCCTCGAAGCAATCGGCGAAGCCATTGCCGAGAATGGCCGCGTCATCGTGACGGGCTGCATGGGCGACGAGGCGGAGCTGATCCGCGAACGCTACCCCAAGGTTCTCGCAGTCACCGGCGCGCACCAGTATGAGGACGTGGTCGAGGCGGTGCACGAAGCCGCCCCGCCATCGCAAGGCCCGTTCATCGACCTTGTCCCGCAGCCGACCGACCAGATGGTGAAGCTGACGCCGCGCCATTACAGCTATCTCAAGATTAGCGAGGGGTGTAACCACTCCTGCGCCTTCTGCATCATCCCCGACCTTCGCGGCAAGCTGGCCAGCCGCCGCATCGATGCCGTGCTGCGCGAGGCGGAGAAGCTGGTCGCCGCCGGTACGCGCGAGCTGCTGGTCATCAGTCAGGACACCTCAGCCTACGGCGTCGATACGCGGCATGAGAGCAAGCCGTGGAAGGGCCGCGAACCCCGCGCCCACATGACCGACCTCGCCCGCGAGCTGGGCCAGCTCGACACCGGTAGTGGCACGCCCCCATGGGTGCGCCTGCACTACGTCTACCCCTACCCGCATGTCGACCAGGTCATCCCGCTGATGGCCGAAGGGCTGCTGACCCCGTATCTCGACATCCCCTTTCAGCACGCCAGCCCGCGCGTGCTCAAGACCATGCGCCGTCCTGCCAACGAGGCGAAGGTGCTCAAACGCCTTGCCGACTGGCGCGCCATCTGCCCCGAGATCGCCATCCGCTCCAGCTTCGTGGTCGGGTTCCCCGGCGAGACAGAGGAGGACTTCGCGTACCTGCTCGAATGGCTGGAGGAGGCCCAGCTCGACCGCGTGGGCGCTTTCCGCTTCGAGCCGGTCGAAGGTGCTGCCGCCAACGCCCTGCCCGATCCCGTGCCCGAGGAGGTGAAGGAGGAACGCTTCGCCCGCGTCATGGCTTTGACTGAACGCATCAGCGCCGCCAAGCTCGCCGCCAAGGTGGGTACCACGCTGCCTGTCATCATAGACGAGGTGGGCGAGCCGGACGAAGACGGCGACATCGGCGCCACCGGCCGCAGCCAGGCCGACGCGCCCGAGATCGACGGCCAGGTCTTCCTGCGCAACGTGCCGGTCACGCTGGCAGCAGGCGACATCGTGCCGGTCGAAGTCGAAGACGCCGACGCGCACGACCTGTTCGGGGTGGTTGCAGCTCGCAAGTGA
- a CDS encoding potassium channel family protein, whose amino-acid sequence MAKSHTKKPAQLGRRRFKPLRRATKIPVWGDFFIRIGAALFLIFVVVMIHWWDRDGLVDNLDGHVSFLDVIYFTMISITTTGFGDIAPISDQARLVEAIIVTPIRFAVFFIFVGTAYNFIIKRSWEKWRMARIQEQLSDHVVVLGFGISGSEAVGELIERGTDPAAIVVMDTSEERLEQAEALGCNVIEADATRDENLEAVHINEAQAVLVSAGRDDASILIVLSVRHLAPTVPISVVVRAADNELIARQAGADNVINPVRFTGLLLAGSAQGAHIADYLGDLASVTGRVRLVEREVLPEEIGKPLTQLSSGGRGLRIYRHGTACGFWEFEAECLQAGDIVVEILPSDDEDGEPLPESD is encoded by the coding sequence ATGGCGAAAAGCCATACGAAGAAACCGGCGCAGCTGGGCAGGCGCCGCTTCAAGCCGCTGCGCCGCGCGACCAAGATCCCCGTCTGGGGCGACTTCTTCATTCGCATCGGCGCGGCGTTGTTCCTCATTTTCGTCGTGGTGATGATCCACTGGTGGGATCGCGACGGGCTGGTCGACAATCTCGACGGGCATGTCAGCTTCCTCGACGTGATCTATTTCACCATGATATCGATCACCACGACCGGCTTTGGCGACATCGCCCCGATCAGCGACCAGGCCCGCCTCGTGGAGGCCATCATCGTGACGCCGATCCGTTTTGCCGTGTTCTTCATCTTCGTGGGCACAGCCTACAATTTTATCATCAAGCGCAGCTGGGAGAAGTGGCGCATGGCCCGCATACAGGAACAACTCTCCGATCACGTGGTCGTGCTCGGCTTCGGCATCTCCGGCTCGGAAGCGGTGGGCGAGCTTATCGAACGCGGCACCGATCCCGCCGCTATTGTGGTGATGGACACTAGCGAGGAACGGCTTGAACAGGCAGAGGCGCTGGGCTGCAACGTGATCGAGGCCGATGCAACCCGCGACGAGAACCTGGAGGCCGTGCATATCAACGAGGCGCAGGCCGTGCTGGTATCGGCCGGGCGCGACGATGCGTCCATCCTCATCGTCCTCAGTGTTCGCCACCTCGCCCCCACCGTGCCGATCAGCGTGGTGGTGCGCGCCGCCGATAACGAGCTGATCGCCCGGCAGGCAGGCGCGGACAATGTCATCAACCCGGTGCGCTTTACCGGCCTGCTGCTGGCCGGCAGCGCGCAGGGCGCCCATATCGCCGACTATCTGGGCGACCTCGCTTCGGTCACCGGCCGGGTGCGGCTGGTGGAGCGCGAGGTTCTGCCAGAGGAGATCGGCAAGCCGCTCACCCAGCTTTCCAGCGGCGGGCGCGGGCTTCGCATCTATCGCCACGGCACCGCCTGCGGCTTCTGGGAGTTCGAGGCCGAGTGCCTGCAAGCGGGCGATATCGTGGTCGAGATCCTGCCGTCCGACGATGAAGACGGCGAACCGCTGCCCGAAAGCGACTGA
- the surE gene encoding 5'/3'-nucleotidase SurE, translating into MRILLSNDDGINAPGLAVLEAIARQLSDDVWVCAPAEENSGAGHSLTLHLPVRLREHGEKRFSVTGTPTDSVNLALRKLFADRKPDLVLSGVNAGENLGDDVTYSGTVSAAMEAALAGIPAIALSQAFRENGSSFSAAQEWGLRVVKPLVDVTMAKRRVINVNFPALPAENVRGIRVARQGFHDYARGSLVEAEDPRGRPYYWFGLQDAEHTLDHGTDLEAIEDGYVAVTPLQLDLTDHGAIGVLAERFAD; encoded by the coding sequence GTGAGAATCCTCCTTTCCAACGATGACGGCATAAACGCACCCGGCCTCGCCGTGCTGGAAGCCATTGCGCGGCAATTGTCCGACGATGTCTGGGTCTGCGCGCCCGCCGAGGAGAATTCCGGCGCGGGCCACTCGCTGACGCTGCACCTGCCGGTGCGTCTGCGCGAGCATGGCGAGAAGCGCTTTTCCGTCACCGGCACGCCGACGGATTCGGTAAACCTCGCGCTGCGAAAGCTGTTCGCCGACCGCAAGCCCGACTTGGTCCTTTCCGGCGTGAACGCAGGTGAGAACCTTGGCGACGACGTCACCTATTCGGGCACCGTCTCCGCCGCGATGGAAGCCGCGCTCGCTGGCATTCCGGCCATCGCGCTCAGCCAGGCGTTCCGCGAAAACGGCTCCAGCTTCTCCGCCGCGCAGGAATGGGGCCTGCGCGTCGTCAAACCCCTGGTCGATGTGACCATGGCCAAGCGCCGAGTCATCAATGTGAACTTCCCTGCCCTGCCCGCCGAGAACGTGCGCGGCATTCGCGTGGCACGGCAGGGCTTTCACGATTACGCGCGCGGCTCTCTGGTCGAAGCCGAGGATCCGCGCGGGCGGCCCTATTACTGGTTCGGCCTGCAGGACGCCGAACATACGCTCGATCACGGCACCGATCTGGAAGCTATCGAGGATGGCTACGTCGCCGTCACCCCGCTACAGCTTGATCTGACGGACCATGGCGCGATAGGCGTTCTGGCAGAGAGGTTTGCCGATTGA
- the serS gene encoding serine--tRNA ligase, producing the protein MHDIRFIRENPERFDAGLARRGLDPVSAGILKLDEDRRALATRLQELQSRRNEASKAIGQAMGQGDTDKAKALKAEVAEIKQTMPQVEDQERALGAQLTAALEVIPNLPADDVPDGDGEEDNVEVAVWGEKRDFAFTPKEHADLGPALGMDFETGAKLSGARFTFLRGGMARLHRALAQFMLDLQVEENGYTECNPPVLVNDEAMYGTDKLPKFAEDSFQTNDILPRHVADVIFERLTEISDGNGGMVSKEYLQWEEVSASVAIDFYNKFRRHWLIPTSEVSLTASVAGDILPDLAEPMRLTAHTLCFRSEAGAAGKDTRGFIRQHQFEKVELVSICRPEDSDAEHERMTGCAEGILQALDLPYRKMLLCTGDMGFGARKTYDLEVWLPGQGAYREISSCSNTGDFQARRMNTRYRPDGDKKTAFVHTLNGSGLAVGRTLVAVLENYQQEDGSVKVPDVLKPYMGGLERLRIAE; encoded by the coding sequence ATGCACGACATCCGTTTCATTCGCGAAAATCCTGAACGGTTCGACGCCGGCTTGGCCCGTCGCGGGCTCGATCCTGTGTCAGCCGGAATCCTGAAGCTGGACGAAGATCGCCGCGCCCTCGCCACGCGCCTGCAAGAGCTGCAAAGCCGCCGCAACGAGGCCAGCAAGGCTATCGGCCAGGCGATGGGCCAGGGCGACACGGACAAGGCCAAAGCGCTGAAAGCCGAAGTCGCCGAGATCAAGCAGACGATGCCGCAGGTGGAGGATCAGGAACGCGCGCTGGGCGCGCAGCTGACCGCTGCGCTGGAAGTCATCCCCAACCTGCCTGCCGACGATGTGCCCGATGGCGATGGCGAAGAGGACAATGTCGAGGTCGCTGTTTGGGGCGAGAAACGCGACTTCGCCTTCACGCCCAAGGAGCATGCCGATCTCGGCCCGGCGCTCGGCATGGATTTCGAGACCGGCGCCAAGCTTTCGGGCGCACGCTTCACCTTCCTGCGTGGAGGCATGGCCCGCCTCCACCGCGCGCTGGCGCAGTTCATGCTGGACCTGCAGGTGGAGGAAAACGGCTACACCGAATGCAACCCACCAGTGCTGGTGAATGACGAAGCGATGTACGGCACCGACAAGCTGCCGAAGTTTGCGGAAGATAGTTTTCAAACAAACGACATTTTGCCCCGCCATGTTGCAGACGTCATTTTTGAACGTTTGACCGAAATCTCGGACGGTAATGGCGGAATGGTGTCAAAAGAGTATCTCCAGTGGGAAGAAGTGTCGGCTTCAGTCGCTATCGATTTCTACAATAAATTTCGCCGTCACTGGCTCATCCCCACCTCGGAAGTCTCCCTAACGGCCTCGGTCGCAGGCGACATCCTGCCCGACCTTGCCGAGCCGATGCGCCTCACCGCGCACACGCTCTGCTTCCGCAGCGAGGCGGGCGCGGCGGGCAAGGACACGCGCGGCTTCATTCGCCAGCACCAGTTCGAAAAGGTCGAACTTGTCAGCATATGCCGCCCAGAAGACAGCGATGCCGAGCATGAGCGCATGACCGGCTGCGCCGAAGGCATATTGCAGGCGCTCGACCTGCCCTATCGCAAGATGCTGCTGTGCACAGGCGACATGGGCTTCGGCGCGCGCAAGACGTACGATCTCGAAGTCTGGCTGCCGGGTCAGGGCGCCTATCGCGAAATCAGCTCCTGCTCCAACACCGGCGATTTCCAGGCGCGGCGGATGAATACGCGCTACAGGCCCGATGGCGATAAGAAGACCGCCTTCGTGCACACGCTCAACGGCTCCGGCCTTGCCGTGGGCCGCACGCTGGTCGCCGTTCTGGAGAACTACCAGCAGGAGGACGGCAGCGTCAAGGTGCCCGATGTTTTGAAGCCGTATATGGGTGGCCTTGAGCGCCTGCGGATCGCGGAGTGA
- a CDS encoding TetR/AcrR family transcriptional regulator yields MSIPIEDHAAKTGVAKGRPADLGKRADILRAATRSFFDRGYAATSIEQIAADAGVSKVTVYNHFGGKPGLFSASVEAEVERMRGHFSIAGLEGGSVRERLLAIGEAMSAFLSRPEMVQFDRRIAAETERDPSIGTSFLAAGPLRIKKSFSALLKAMKDAGQVDIEDTDLAAEQFAAMCKGMGDLERRFGMPQDVKRDRERVQGAVEVFCRAYGTGKT; encoded by the coding sequence TTGTCAATACCCATCGAAGACCATGCTGCGAAGACTGGCGTCGCCAAAGGCCGTCCAGCCGACCTGGGCAAGCGCGCGGACATCCTGCGCGCGGCGACGCGCAGCTTCTTCGACCGTGGTTATGCTGCGACATCTATCGAACAGATTGCCGCCGATGCGGGCGTTTCCAAGGTAACGGTCTACAACCATTTCGGCGGTAAGCCGGGCCTTTTCAGCGCGTCCGTGGAAGCGGAAGTCGAGCGGATGCGCGGGCATTTTAGTATTGCTGGGTTGGAAGGCGGCAGTGTGCGCGAACGGCTGTTAGCCATAGGCGAGGCCATGTCCGCGTTCCTCTCTCGTCCAGAAATGGTGCAGTTCGATAGGCGGATTGCTGCCGAGACAGAGCGCGATCCTTCGATCGGCACGAGTTTCCTCGCCGCCGGGCCACTGCGCATTAAAAAGTCGTTCAGCGCCCTGCTGAAAGCCATGAAGGATGCAGGACAGGTCGATATCGAGGATACCGATCTTGCGGCGGAACAGTTTGCCGCCATGTGCAAGGGTATGGGCGATCTGGAGCGGCGCTTCGGCATGCCGCAAGACGTGAAGCGCGACCGCGAACGGGTGCAAGGCGCGGTGGAGGTCTTCTGCCGTGCGTATGGGACAGGAAAAACCTAG